A section of the Agrobacterium tumefaciens genome encodes:
- a CDS encoding septal ring lytic transglycosylase RlpA family protein, with the protein MLNIRRITFTAATIAACSIIAPLQANAANGCGGASWYALSSKTASGERMNAANLTAAHRSLRFGTKVKVTNARNGKAVVVRINDRGPFIKGRVLDLSKAAAKNIGMISSGTAKVCYEVVKAD; encoded by the coding sequence TTGTTGAATATCCGTCGTATAACTTTCACCGCTGCAACTATAGCCGCCTGTTCCATCATCGCGCCTCTTCAGGCGAATGCGGCAAATGGTTGTGGAGGCGCATCGTGGTATGCGTTGTCCTCCAAGACTGCTTCAGGCGAGCGTATGAACGCTGCCAACCTGACAGCCGCTCACCGCTCCCTGCGGTTCGGCACCAAGGTCAAGGTTACCAACGCCCGCAACGGCAAGGCGGTCGTGGTGCGCATCAACGACCGCGGGCCATTCATCAAGGGCCGCGTTCTCGATCTTTCCAAGGCTGCCGCCAAGAACATCGGCATGATCAGTTCCGGCACCGCCAAGGTCTGCTATGAGGTCGTCAAGGCCGATTGA
- a CDS encoding SDR family oxidoreductase: MHVMIFGAGYSGKAIATALKIDAATVSGTTRSTDKFPSLAAAGMAPFIFDGSQLNDALVAAMADVTHLVQSVAPGKEGDPLLACLGDDLKKLLPNLKWLAYLSTVGVYGDHQGAWVDETTTCRPVSARSVERVAAEAAWTEAAEKADVPLAILRLSGIYGPGRNTFINFEKGTARRLVKKDQVFNRIRVEDIGAAAAFLARLNERGILNVTDDEPCPPQDVVSFAAGVMGVEPPAEQDFDTADLTPMARSFYGENKRVSNAKMRDLGFDFAYPEYRQSLRQLWESGLWRG, from the coding sequence ATGCATGTAATGATTTTCGGCGCGGGATATTCAGGAAAAGCCATCGCAACCGCGCTGAAAATAGATGCAGCAACCGTCTCGGGCACCACGCGGAGCACCGATAAATTCCCGAGCCTTGCCGCTGCAGGCATGGCCCCGTTTATCTTTGACGGCTCGCAGCTCAATGATGCGCTCGTCGCCGCCATGGCCGATGTGACGCATCTCGTACAGTCCGTCGCGCCCGGCAAGGAAGGCGATCCCTTACTTGCGTGTCTCGGCGACGATCTCAAAAAATTGCTGCCAAATCTGAAATGGCTGGCTTACCTTTCCACCGTTGGCGTTTATGGCGACCATCAGGGCGCCTGGGTTGATGAGACAACAACCTGCCGTCCCGTTTCCGCACGGTCCGTGGAGCGCGTGGCGGCGGAAGCTGCGTGGACCGAAGCAGCTGAGAAAGCGGATGTGCCGCTTGCCATTCTCCGTCTTTCCGGAATTTACGGTCCGGGTCGCAACACCTTCATCAACTTCGAGAAGGGGACAGCGCGGCGGCTGGTGAAGAAGGACCAGGTGTTCAACCGCATCAGGGTGGAGGATATCGGCGCGGCCGCTGCCTTTTTGGCACGTCTAAATGAACGTGGCATCTTAAACGTTACCGACGACGAGCCATGCCCGCCGCAGGATGTGGTGAGCTTTGCAGCTGGAGTGATGGGCGTTGAACCACCCGCGGAGCAGGATTTCGACACCGCCGATCTAACGCCGATGGCGCGCTCCTTTTATGGCGAGAACAAGCGTGTCTCAAATGCCAAAATGCGGGATCTCGGCTTCGATTTTGCCTATCCGGAATACCGACAGTCCCTGCGCCAACTTTGGGAAAGCGGCCTTTGGCGAGGCTGA
- a CDS encoding glutathione S-transferase family protein: MPTLYHSPMSTASRFVRLILAEYGFQTDLVEEQPWERRREFLALNPAGTLPVYLDDNMRSLSGPYVLAEFLDETHGVLKRDRRLLAEDPFQRAEIRRLTEWFLQKMENDVTRPLVRERVYKLQMTAAQGGGPPDSKLLRTARNNIRQHIKYLEWLAGSRTWLAGDRLSYADLAAAAAVSVLDYLGEINWLEAPIAKEWYQRVKSRPSFRPFLSERIPRLAPSSHYADLDF, encoded by the coding sequence ATGCCAACTCTCTATCACTCTCCGATGTCGACCGCGTCCCGGTTCGTTCGTCTGATTCTCGCGGAATACGGCTTCCAGACCGATCTCGTCGAGGAACAGCCGTGGGAAAGGCGGCGGGAGTTTCTGGCGCTCAATCCGGCCGGCACCCTGCCGGTCTATCTCGATGACAACATGCGCTCGTTGAGTGGCCCTTATGTGCTCGCCGAATTTCTGGACGAGACGCATGGGGTTTTGAAGCGCGACCGGCGGCTTCTGGCGGAAGACCCATTCCAGCGCGCGGAAATCCGCCGTCTGACGGAGTGGTTTCTGCAAAAGATGGAAAATGACGTGACGCGGCCGCTGGTGCGCGAACGGGTTTACAAATTGCAGATGACGGCGGCGCAGGGTGGCGGACCGCCGGATTCCAAGCTGCTGCGCACGGCTCGCAACAACATCCGCCAGCACATCAAATATCTGGAGTGGCTGGCCGGCTCGCGCACGTGGTTGGCTGGTGACCGGTTGAGCTATGCCGATCTCGCCGCCGCCGCCGCCGTGTCGGTGCTGGATTATCTCGGTGAGATCAACTGGCTTGAAGCGCCTATTGCCAAGGAGTGGTATCAGCGGGTGAAATCCCGCCCGTCATTCCGGCCGTTTCTCAGCGAACGCATCCCGCGTCTTGCCCCCTCCTCGCACTACGCCGATCTGGATTTCTGA
- the queG gene encoding tRNA epoxyqueuosine(34) reductase QueG, with translation MDVADDKQRIRARKLTDFVRREAISLGFDLCRITVPDSIPLAPERLRQFLDNGYHGTMAWMEETEARRAEPKTLWGDVRSIVMFGLNYGPEEDPRHLLLKPDKAAISVYARNRDYHDIIKGRLKEIATRFAARAGEDVKVFVDTAPVMEKPLAAAAGLGWQGKHTNLVSRSHGSWLFLGSMFTTAELCLDEAEKDHCGSCRACLDACPTAAFPAPYQLDARRCISYLTIEHKGPIPHEFRPMIGNRIYGCDDCLAACPWNKFAASASEMKLQAREDLKEPSIAFLLTLDDAAFRSFFSGSPVKRIGRNRFIRNVLIAAGNSADRQFVEQCKALAQNDPSADVRGMAVWALSRLMDRDEFRTYSAGRAPETDPDAEMEWQRAEA, from the coding sequence ATCGACGTTGCCGACGACAAGCAGCGGATACGCGCGCGCAAACTGACGGATTTCGTTCGTCGGGAGGCGATTTCGCTCGGCTTCGATCTCTGTCGCATCACGGTACCCGACAGCATTCCGCTTGCACCGGAGCGGCTGCGGCAGTTCCTCGACAATGGCTACCACGGCACCATGGCGTGGATGGAGGAAACCGAGGCGCGTCGGGCGGAACCCAAAACGCTCTGGGGTGATGTGCGCTCCATCGTCATGTTCGGTCTCAATTACGGCCCGGAGGAAGACCCGCGCCACCTGCTTTTGAAACCGGACAAGGCAGCCATTTCGGTCTATGCCCGCAACCGCGATTACCATGACATCATCAAGGGGCGGCTGAAGGAGATCGCCACGCGCTTTGCTGCCCGCGCCGGTGAGGATGTGAAGGTCTTCGTCGACACTGCCCCGGTAATGGAAAAGCCGCTTGCCGCCGCGGCCGGTCTCGGCTGGCAGGGCAAACATACCAATCTCGTCAGCCGCAGCCATGGCTCCTGGCTGTTTCTGGGCAGCATGTTCACCACGGCCGAGCTGTGTCTCGATGAGGCCGAGAAGGATCATTGCGGCTCCTGCCGCGCCTGCCTCGACGCCTGCCCCACGGCAGCCTTCCCCGCTCCCTACCAGCTGGATGCGCGCCGCTGCATCTCCTATCTCACCATTGAGCACAAGGGGCCGATCCCGCACGAATTCCGGCCGATGATCGGCAATCGCATCTATGGCTGCGACGACTGTCTTGCCGCCTGTCCGTGGAACAAGTTTGCGGCGAGCGCCTCCGAAATGAAGTTGCAGGCGCGCGAGGATCTGAAGGAGCCGTCCATCGCCTTCCTGCTGACCCTCGACGATGCCGCCTTCCGAAGTTTTTTCAGCGGCTCGCCCGTCAAGCGAATTGGCCGCAATCGCTTCATCCGTAATGTACTGATTGCAGCTGGAAATTCTGCCGACCGGCAATTTGTCGAGCAGTGCAAGGCACTTGCGCAGAACGATCCTTCCGCGGACGTGCGCGGCATGGCCGTCTGGGCTTTATCGCGCCTTATGGACAGGGACGAATTCCGTACATACTCTGCCGGTCGCGCGCCGGAGACTGATCCGGACGCGGAAATGGAATGGCAACGGGCAGAGGCGTAA
- a CDS encoding undecaprenyl-diphosphate phosphatase, with protein sequence MGDQSIISALLLGIIEGLTEFIPVSSTAHVLLAGHFLGFKSPGNTFAVLIQLGAILAILLVYFHKLVSIALAMPTSAKARRFVLAVALAFLPAAAIGTLAHDFIKTVLFETPMLICVMLIVGGVILLAVDRMPLKPKYTDIMEYPPSLAFKIGLFQCLAMIPGTSRSGATIVGSLLMGTDKRSAAEFSFFLAMPTMLGAFVLDLYKNRDALSFDDSALIAVGFIAAFVSGLFVVRSLLDFVSRRGFAPFAWWRIVIGALGLVALLVVG encoded by the coding sequence ATGGGTGACCAGTCGATCATCAGCGCGCTTTTGCTGGGCATTATCGAGGGGTTGACGGAATTCATTCCCGTGTCCTCCACCGCGCATGTGTTACTGGCTGGTCATTTCCTCGGTTTCAAATCGCCCGGAAACACCTTCGCCGTTCTGATCCAGCTTGGCGCGATTCTCGCCATTCTTCTCGTTTATTTTCATAAGCTTGTCTCGATCGCTCTGGCGATGCCGACAAGTGCAAAGGCACGTCGTTTCGTCCTGGCCGTCGCGCTGGCCTTCCTGCCCGCGGCCGCCATCGGTACTCTGGCGCATGACTTCATCAAGACAGTGCTGTTTGAAACGCCGATGCTGATCTGCGTCATGCTCATCGTCGGCGGGGTTATTCTGCTCGCCGTCGATCGCATGCCGCTGAAGCCGAAATATACCGACATCATGGAGTATCCGCCGTCGCTTGCGTTCAAGATCGGCCTTTTTCAGTGCCTTGCGATGATTCCCGGCACCTCGCGCTCGGGTGCCACCATCGTAGGCTCCCTGCTGATGGGCACGGACAAGCGTTCGGCGGCTGAATTCTCTTTTTTCCTGGCGATGCCGACCATGCTCGGCGCGTTTGTGCTGGATCTCTATAAGAACCGCGATGCGCTGAGCTTTGATGACAGCGCCCTGATTGCCGTCGGCTTTATCGCGGCCTTTGTGTCCGGCCTCTTCGTGGTGAGATCACTTCTGGATTTCGTGTCGCGCCGCGGTTTTGCGCCGTTTGCGTGGTGGCGCATCGTCATCGGTGCGCTCGGCCTTGTCGCACTACTCGTTGTTGGCTGA
- a CDS encoding complex I NDUFA9 subunit family protein — protein MTLANLPPLVTVFGGSGFVGRHVVRVLAKRGYRIRVAVRRPDLAGFLQPLGNVGQISFAQANLRYRDSIVSAVADADHVVNCVGILTESGRNTFDAVQEFGAKAIAEAARDAGATLTHISAIGAEANSPTGYGRTKGRAEAAIHSVLPAAVILRPSIIFGPEDDFFNKFAKMARSLPFLPLIGGGKTRFQPVYVEDVAEAVARSVDGKLKPGAIYELGGQDVMTFRDCLEAVLAATYRERPFVNLPFGVASMIGKVASLVPLISPPLTADQVTLLKIDNVVSADAEKNGLTLEGIGITPVRVSSVLPSYMVQYRQHGQFANAGKAA, from the coding sequence ATGACCTTGGCCAACCTTCCCCCCCTCGTTACCGTTTTTGGCGGTTCGGGTTTTGTCGGGCGGCATGTCGTCAGAGTGCTCGCCAAGCGCGGTTATCGCATCCGCGTCGCCGTGCGCCGTCCGGATCTTGCCGGCTTTTTGCAGCCGCTCGGCAATGTCGGCCAGATTTCCTTTGCGCAGGCGAACCTGCGTTATCGCGACTCCATTGTCAGCGCCGTCGCCGATGCGGATCATGTCGTCAACTGCGTCGGCATTCTGACAGAGAGCGGGCGCAATACGTTTGACGCCGTTCAGGAATTCGGCGCGAAAGCGATTGCCGAAGCGGCCCGCGATGCCGGCGCAACGCTCACCCACATCTCCGCCATCGGTGCAGAAGCCAATTCGCCAACCGGTTACGGCCGCACCAAGGGCCGTGCCGAAGCTGCGATCCATTCGGTCCTGCCTGCAGCCGTTATCCTGCGTCCCTCGATCATATTCGGACCGGAAGACGACTTCTTCAATAAATTCGCCAAGATGGCCCGCAGCCTGCCATTCCTGCCGCTGATCGGCGGCGGAAAAACGAGGTTCCAGCCTGTCTACGTCGAGGACGTTGCCGAGGCCGTTGCCCGCAGTGTCGACGGCAAGCTGAAGCCCGGCGCCATTTACGAACTCGGCGGTCAGGACGTTATGACCTTCCGCGACTGTCTTGAGGCGGTTCTCGCCGCAACCTATCGCGAACGTCCTTTCGTCAATCTGCCTTTCGGCGTTGCGTCGATGATCGGCAAGGTCGCGTCGCTGGTACCGCTGATCTCTCCGCCGCTGACAGCTGATCAGGTGACCCTCCTGAAGATAGACAATGTCGTTTCCGCGGACGCCGAAAAGAACGGGCTGACGCTCGAAGGCATTGGCATCACGCCCGTTCGGGTCTCGTCCGTTCTGCCGTCCTACATGGTGCAATACCGTCAGCACGGCCAGTTCGCGAACGCCGGCAAGGCCGCCTGA
- a CDS encoding imelysin family protein has product MIRKTILSASFALLAASAVFTAPPARAATDAAAVIKHYADVAHAKYEDSLTTAKALDKAIDALIATPSEETLKAAREAWIKARVPYQQSEVYRFGNPLVDAWEGKVNAWPLDEGLIDYVDSSYGTESDENELYVANIIANPKIKISGEDVDASKITPELIESLHEAGDVEANVTTGYHAIEFLLWGQDLNGTGPGAGNRPYTDYDKANCTNGNCDRRSDYLKSASTLLIKDLQEMVDAWAPEGEATKTVEADPKAGLTAILTGMGSLSYGELAGERMKLGLLLHDPEEEHDCFSDNTYNSHLNDAIGIASAYTGDYTRVDGTKMTGASLSELVGAKDKALNDEMLAKLNKTLDAMHAMEKRAQTVEAYDQMIGEGNKEGNAVVQAAIDGLIDQTKTVERVIAALDLGKIQLEGSDSLDNPTTVFK; this is encoded by the coding sequence ATGATCCGCAAGACAATTCTCAGCGCGTCCTTCGCGCTTCTGGCCGCATCGGCGGTCTTCACCGCGCCGCCTGCACGGGCAGCGACCGACGCCGCAGCCGTGATCAAGCATTATGCGGATGTGGCCCATGCCAAATACGAGGATTCGCTGACTACCGCGAAGGCGCTCGACAAGGCTATCGACGCGCTGATCGCAACGCCGAGCGAAGAGACCCTCAAAGCCGCGCGCGAAGCCTGGATCAAGGCGCGCGTTCCCTATCAGCAATCGGAAGTCTATCGTTTCGGCAATCCGCTTGTTGATGCCTGGGAAGGCAAGGTCAACGCCTGGCCGCTGGATGAGGGTCTGATCGATTATGTCGATAGCTCCTACGGGACGGAAAGCGATGAGAACGAGCTCTACGTTGCCAACATCATTGCCAATCCGAAAATCAAGATCAGCGGTGAGGACGTCGACGCCTCCAAGATCACCCCGGAGCTGATCGAAAGCCTGCACGAGGCGGGCGACGTCGAAGCCAATGTGACGACCGGTTACCATGCCATCGAGTTCCTGCTCTGGGGTCAGGATCTGAACGGCACCGGTCCGGGCGCCGGCAACCGCCCTTACACCGATTACGACAAGGCGAATTGCACGAATGGTAATTGTGACCGCCGCTCAGATTACCTGAAATCAGCCTCCACTCTCCTGATCAAGGATCTTCAGGAAATGGTGGATGCCTGGGCGCCGGAGGGTGAGGCGACGAAGACGGTGGAAGCCGATCCGAAAGCGGGCCTCACCGCCATTTTGACCGGCATGGGTTCACTCTCCTATGGTGAGCTTGCGGGCGAGCGCATGAAGCTTGGCCTGCTGCTGCACGATCCGGAAGAGGAGCATGATTGCTTCTCCGACAATACCTATAATTCGCATCTGAACGACGCCATCGGCATCGCTTCGGCCTATACGGGTGACTATACCCGCGTGGACGGCACGAAGATGACCGGTGCGTCGCTGTCGGAACTCGTCGGTGCCAAGGACAAAGCGCTGAACGACGAGATGCTGGCAAAGCTTAACAAGACGCTCGACGCCATGCATGCGATGGAAAAGCGTGCCCAGACGGTCGAAGCCTACGACCAGATGATCGGCGAAGGCAACAAGGAAGGAAACGCCGTGGTTCAGGCGGCCATCGATGGCCTGATCGACCAGACCAAGACGGTCGAACGCGTTATTGCGGCACTCGATCTTGGCAAGATCCAGCTTGAGGGTTCGGACAGCCTGGACAATCCGACCACCGTCTTCAAATAA
- a CDS encoding di-heme oxidoredictase family protein — MEMSLPPIRKPFFVAGAACLVASVTLAAPLRDDLTEADRSRVLAVTAPTTDFTKPEPFEAMSGGATTSTGKVDGNAFSHPSATMPFERKQDFKLGNALFQKLWVSSPSSTQASDGLGPLYNARSCQTCHVNDGRGRPPLAAEDPVSLFLRLARPARDEEERAAIARHEVLNFPDETYGRQLQTLAIPGLPAEGKPVITYTEAPVKLSDGEVIMLRKPAYVVKDLSYGPLGADTTLSARIAMPTLGLGLIEAIGQADILANADPDDKDGNGISGRPAWVKDHRTGETTLGRFGWKAQNASVRDQSASAFSHDIGISTPDAPNAYGDCTSAQKNCLAMPTGVQPRLGPVEAPDPILDLVTFYTENLAVPRRRDVDDPVVLHGKQLFYTSGCTACHTPKFVTRRDATDPMHSFQLIWPYADFLLHDMGEDLADGQQVGEASGRHWRTQPLWGIGLTQRVNGNGFYLHDGRARSLLEAILWHGGEGQTARDAFAALQKSDRQALLAFLESL; from the coding sequence ATGGAAATGTCGCTGCCTCCGATCCGCAAGCCGTTTTTCGTCGCCGGGGCAGCCTGCCTGGTGGCATCGGTGACGCTCGCCGCGCCGCTGCGTGACGACCTGACGGAGGCCGACCGAAGCCGCGTGCTGGCTGTCACTGCGCCGACGACCGATTTCACGAAGCCGGAGCCCTTCGAGGCCATGTCCGGCGGCGCGACCACCAGCACCGGCAAGGTCGATGGCAACGCATTTTCCCATCCGTCCGCCACGATGCCTTTCGAGCGGAAGCAGGATTTCAAGCTTGGCAACGCGCTGTTCCAGAAGCTTTGGGTTTCTTCGCCTTCCTCCACACAGGCCTCGGATGGGCTCGGCCCTCTCTATAACGCGCGATCCTGCCAGACCTGCCACGTGAATGACGGCAGGGGCCGCCCGCCACTTGCCGCAGAAGACCCGGTTTCGCTGTTTTTGCGTCTGGCGCGACCCGCCCGTGACGAGGAGGAACGGGCCGCGATTGCGCGCCATGAGGTGCTGAATTTTCCCGATGAGACCTATGGCCGGCAGTTGCAGACTCTGGCTATCCCGGGGCTCCCAGCCGAAGGCAAACCGGTCATCACCTACACTGAAGCGCCGGTCAAGCTTTCGGATGGTGAAGTGATAATGCTGCGCAAGCCTGCATACGTCGTTAAAGATTTGAGTTATGGCCCCCTCGGCGCTGACACGACGCTGTCAGCGCGCATTGCCATGCCCACGCTCGGGCTTGGTCTCATCGAAGCGATTGGGCAGGCCGATATTCTGGCCAATGCCGACCCTGACGATAAAGATGGCAACGGCATTTCCGGGCGTCCGGCATGGGTGAAGGATCACCGCACCGGCGAGACGACGCTTGGCCGGTTCGGCTGGAAAGCGCAGAATGCCAGTGTGCGCGACCAGAGCGCCAGCGCCTTTTCCCACGATATCGGCATTTCCACACCGGATGCGCCGAATGCCTATGGCGATTGCACTTCTGCACAGAAGAACTGTCTTGCCATGCCGACGGGCGTGCAACCCCGGCTTGGGCCTGTGGAAGCACCCGATCCAATACTCGATCTCGTGACTTTCTACACCGAAAACCTCGCCGTCCCTCGCCGCCGAGATGTTGATGATCCGGTGGTCCTCCACGGAAAGCAACTTTTCTATACGTCCGGCTGCACGGCCTGCCACACGCCGAAATTCGTCACCCGCCGCGACGCCACCGACCCCATGCATTCCTTTCAGTTGATCTGGCCTTATGCGGATTTCCTGTTGCACGACATGGGAGAGGATCTTGCCGATGGTCAGCAGGTGGGCGAAGCCAGCGGGCGGCACTGGCGCACCCAGCCGCTCTGGGGTATCGGCTTGACGCAGCGCGTGAACGGTAACGGCTTTTACCTGCACGATGGCAGGGCGCGCAGCCTGCTGGAAGCGATATTGTGGCACGGTGGCGAAGGGCAGACGGCGCGCGACGCCTTCGCCGCCTTGCAAAAATCCGACCGGCAGGCTTTGCTGGCCTTTCTGGAGTCCCTTTGA
- a CDS encoding RsmB/NOP family class I SAM-dependent RNA methyltransferase — protein sequence MRLGGRLAGAIEVLADIEGRRRPVADALKDWGLAHRFAGSGDRAAIGNIVYDALRMKLSHAWLMDDDSASSLAYAVLLRQWGKSFEALAAEFEGDKFAPAAPDAEKQQAFLSRSLTEAPAYIQGDIPEWVQTSFKTAFGERWLTEAQALNERPTLDLRANTLKATRDKVMKALEESGAEATQIARQGVRIPAGTGPSRLPNVTAELSFQKGWFEVQDEGSQIVADLASAHEGEQILDFCAGGGGKTLAMAASMNNKGQVHAFDADRKRLAPIIERLKRAGTRNVQVHDRASGLAPFEGKFDRVLVDAPCTGTGTWRRRPDTKWRLTARNLEERVQQQGEALSQAKSFVRPGGELLYVTCSVLPEENEQQVRRFCEENPEFAIRSAIERWETIFGGKANKPHSSDGKTVTLTPATTDTDGFFFCVMKREA from the coding sequence ATGCGTTTAGGCGGACGTTTGGCCGGAGCGATCGAAGTATTGGCGGACATTGAGGGACGCAGACGTCCCGTCGCCGATGCTCTGAAGGATTGGGGCCTTGCCCATCGTTTCGCCGGTTCCGGCGACAGGGCGGCCATCGGCAACATCGTCTATGACGCGCTGCGCATGAAGCTCTCGCACGCCTGGCTGATGGATGATGATAGCGCTTCCTCTCTCGCCTACGCGGTTTTGCTGCGGCAATGGGGCAAAAGCTTCGAGGCGCTCGCGGCGGAATTCGAAGGCGACAAGTTCGCCCCCGCCGCACCCGATGCGGAAAAGCAGCAGGCGTTCTTATCCCGTTCGCTCACCGAGGCGCCGGCCTATATTCAGGGCGATATTCCCGAATGGGTGCAAACTTCCTTTAAGACGGCATTTGGAGAGCGCTGGCTCACCGAGGCGCAGGCGCTGAACGAGCGCCCCACGCTTGATCTTCGCGCCAACACGCTGAAGGCAACGCGCGACAAGGTGATGAAGGCGCTGGAGGAGAGCGGCGCGGAAGCCACGCAGATTGCCCGGCAGGGCGTTCGTATACCGGCCGGCACAGGGCCTTCCCGCCTGCCAAACGTGACAGCCGAACTTTCCTTCCAGAAGGGCTGGTTCGAGGTGCAGGACGAAGGTTCGCAGATCGTCGCCGATCTTGCCAGTGCCCATGAAGGCGAACAGATCCTGGACTTCTGCGCCGGCGGCGGCGGCAAGACGCTGGCCATGGCGGCCAGCATGAACAACAAGGGCCAGGTTCACGCCTTCGATGCTGATCGCAAACGGCTCGCACCGATCATCGAGCGGCTGAAGCGGGCCGGTACACGCAATGTGCAGGTGCATGACCGCGCCTCCGGCCTTGCCCCGTTCGAGGGAAAATTCGACCGCGTCCTGGTCGACGCCCCCTGCACCGGCACCGGAACATGGCGCCGCCGCCCTGATACGAAATGGCGGCTGACGGCTCGCAATCTGGAAGAGCGTGTGCAGCAGCAGGGCGAGGCGCTTTCGCAGGCGAAGAGCTTCGTGCGACCGGGCGGCGAGTTGCTTTATGTCACCTGTTCGGTATTGCCGGAAGAAAACGAACAGCAGGTGCGCCGCTTCTGTGAGGAAAACCCTGAATTTGCCATTCGGTCCGCGATTGAGCGCTGGGAGACGATTTTCGGCGGCAAAGCGAATAAACCGCATTCTTCCGATGGCAAGACAGTAACGTTGACGCCTGCAACCACAGATACGGATGGATTCTTCTTCTGCGTGATGAAACGCGAAGCATAA